In one Capra hircus breed San Clemente chromosome 22, ASM170441v1, whole genome shotgun sequence genomic region, the following are encoded:
- the SHISA5 gene encoding protein shisa-5 isoform X2, translating to MAAPRILLLLLLLLPAPEGAQSQRCRTSPGRKVDADLVCPDFCCGHCYNQYCCSDVSKQVVWTDKDCQALEARFGTVLAIGVTLFVIGVVTVIICCTCSCCCLYKMCRRPRPVVTTTMATTVTHTPYLQPPSYPGPTYQGYHSVVPQPGLPTAPYPTQPMGPPAYHETMAGDAALPYPASQPPYNPAYMEPPKIVS from the exons ATGGCCGCGCCCCGCATCCTGCTGCTCTTGCTGTTGTTGCTCCCGGCGCCTGAGGGAG CCCAGAGTCAGCGGTGTAGGACTTCCCCTGGGCGCAAAGTCGACGCTGATTTGGTCTGTCCTGATTTCTGCTGCGGCCACTGTTACAACCAGTACTGTTGCTCGGACGTGTCGAAACAGGTTGTGTGGACGGACAAAGATTGCCAAGCCCTGGAGGCCAG GTTCGGCACAGTGCTCGCCATCGGGGTGACCCTCTTTGTGATTGGCGTGGTCACCGTTATCATCTGCTGCacctgctcctgctgctgtttGTACAAGATGTGCCGGCGCCCGCGAC CGGTTGTGACCACCACCATGGCCACCACGGTGACCCACACCCCTTACTTGCAACCGCCCAGCTACCCTGGACCAACGTACCAGGGCTACCACTCCGTGGTCCCCCAGCCGGGGCTGCCAACAGCACCCTACCCAACCCAGCCCATGGGCCCCCCTGCCTACCACGAGACGATGGCAG GAGATGCAGCCCTGCCCTACCCTGCCAGCCAGCCTCCTTATAATCCGGCCTACATGGAGCCCCCGAAGATAGTCTCTTGA
- the SHISA5 gene encoding protein shisa-5 isoform X1 — MAAPRILLLLLLLLPAPEGAQSQRCRTSPGRKVDADLVCPDFCCGHCYNQYCCSDVSKQVVWTDKDCQALEASVHTEAFTSIFDDDPMSKFGTVLAIGVTLFVIGVVTVIICCTCSCCCLYKMCRRPRPVVTTTMATTVTHTPYLQPPSYPGPTYQGYHSVVPQPGLPTAPYPTQPMGPPAYHETMAGDAALPYPASQPPYNPAYMEPPKIVS, encoded by the exons ATGGCCGCGCCCCGCATCCTGCTGCTCTTGCTGTTGTTGCTCCCGGCGCCTGAGGGAG CCCAGAGTCAGCGGTGTAGGACTTCCCCTGGGCGCAAAGTCGACGCTGATTTGGTCTGTCCTGATTTCTGCTGCGGCCACTGTTACAACCAGTACTGTTGCTCGGACGTGTCGAAACAGGTTGTGTGGACGGACAAAGATTGCCAAGCCCTGGAGGCCAG TGTCCACACTGAAGCGTTCACCTCCATCTTCGACGACGACCCCATGTCCAA GTTCGGCACAGTGCTCGCCATCGGGGTGACCCTCTTTGTGATTGGCGTGGTCACCGTTATCATCTGCTGCacctgctcctgctgctgtttGTACAAGATGTGCCGGCGCCCGCGAC CGGTTGTGACCACCACCATGGCCACCACGGTGACCCACACCCCTTACTTGCAACCGCCCAGCTACCCTGGACCAACGTACCAGGGCTACCACTCCGTGGTCCCCCAGCCGGGGCTGCCAACAGCACCCTACCCAACCCAGCCCATGGGCCCCCCTGCCTACCACGAGACGATGGCAG GAGATGCAGCCCTGCCCTACCCTGCCAGCCAGCCTCCTTATAATCCGGCCTACATGGAGCCCCCGAAGATAGTCTCTTGA
- the SHISA5 gene encoding protein shisa-5 isoform X3 codes for MGFGTVLAIGVTLFVIGVVTVIICCTCSCCCLYKMCRRPRPVVTTTMATTVTHTPYLQPPSYPGPTYQGYHSVVPQPGLPTAPYPTQPMGPPAYHETMAGDAALPYPASQPPYNPAYMEPPKIVS; via the exons ATGGG GTTCGGCACAGTGCTCGCCATCGGGGTGACCCTCTTTGTGATTGGCGTGGTCACCGTTATCATCTGCTGCacctgctcctgctgctgtttGTACAAGATGTGCCGGCGCCCGCGAC CGGTTGTGACCACCACCATGGCCACCACGGTGACCCACACCCCTTACTTGCAACCGCCCAGCTACCCTGGACCAACGTACCAGGGCTACCACTCCGTGGTCCCCCAGCCGGGGCTGCCAACAGCACCCTACCCAACCCAGCCCATGGGCCCCCCTGCCTACCACGAGACGATGGCAG GAGATGCAGCCCTGCCCTACCCTGCCAGCCAGCCTCCTTATAATCCGGCCTACATGGAGCCCCCGAAGATAGTCTCTTGA
- the TREX1 gene encoding three-prime repair exonuclease 1, with amino-acid sequence MGSRALPPGPVQTLIFLDLEATGLPFSQPKITELCLLAIHRYALEGLSTPQGPPPTAPPPPRVLDKLSLCVAPGKACSPVASEITGLSTAVLAAHGRRVFDADLVNLIRAFLQRQPQPWCLVAHNGDRYDFPLLRAELALLGLASALDDAFCVDSIAALKALEPAGSSSEHGPRKSYSLGSVYTRLYGQAPPDSHTAEGDVLALLSVCQWRPRALLRWVDAHAKPFSTVKPMYVVTTSTGTNPRPSAVTATVPLARASDTSSKLCGDRSPKPAPPPVKRPGAPPGEGLLAPLGLLAFLTLAVAMLYGLSLAMPGQ; translated from the coding sequence ATGGGCTCGCGGGCCCTGCCCCCGGGGCCTGTGCAGACcctcatctttctggatttggaGGCCACCGGCCTGCCCTTCTCCCAGCCCAAGATCACCGAGCTGTGCCTGCTGGCCATCCACAGATATGCCCTGGAGGGCCTTTCCACCCCTCAGGGGCCTCCGCCAACGGCACCCCCGCCACCCCGGGTGCTAGACAAGCTCTCCCTGTGTGTGGCTCCAGGGAAGGCATGCAGCCCCGTGGCCAGCGAGATCACGGGCCTGAGCACTGCCGTGCTGGCTGCACATGGGCGTCGGGTCTTTGACGCCGACCTGGTCAACCTGATCCGCGCCTTCCTACAGCGCCAGCCGCAGCCTTGGTGCCTCGTGGCCCACAATGGTGACCGCTACGACTTCCCCCTGCTCCGGGCCGAGCTGGCGCTGCTGGGCCTGGCCAGTGCTTTGGACGACGCCTTCTGTGTGGACAGCATCGCTGCTCTGAAGGCTCTGGAGCCGGCTGGCAGCTCCTCGGAGCATGGCCCAAGGAAGAGCTACAGCCTGGGCAGCGTCTACACACGCCTATACGGGCAGGCCCCGCCAGACTCGCATACCGCCGAGGGGGACGTGCTCGCCCTGCTTAGCGTCTGTCAGTGGAGGCCGCGGGCCCTGCTACGGTGGGTGGATGCTCATGCCAAGCCCTTCAGCACCGTCAAGCCAATGTACGTGGTCACAACGTCTACTGGAACCAACCCGAGGCCATCTGCTGTCACAGCCACTGTGCCCCTGGCCAGAGCCAGTGACACCAGCTCCAAGCTTTGCGGAGACAGGAGCCCGaagccagcccctcccccagtgAAGCGCCCTGGAGCCCCACCCGGGGAGGGGCTGCTGGCCCCCCTGGGCCTGCTGGCCTTCCTGACTTTGGCGGTAGCCATGCTGTATGGGCTGTCCCTGGCCATGCCCGGGCAATAG